The following are encoded together in the Lathyrus oleraceus cultivar Zhongwan6 chromosome 3, CAAS_Psat_ZW6_1.0, whole genome shotgun sequence genome:
- the LOC127125731 gene encoding uncharacterized protein LOC127125731 — protein sequence MSNQDDVPPRYADTGARQSRARMEYDYGGSASQYGDAYGDRVGRSNLGYGSGSRSSISGQESHGMYSSRQGTGYGGGSYGGSDVGGMYSSSYGGDYVSRGSDVGGSSYSSMYSGRGAGGGSSYMGSGGSGSYY from the exons ATGTCTAATCAGGATGATGTTCCCCCGCGATATGCTGATACTGGTGCTCGTCAATCAAGAGCTCGAATGGAATATGATTATGGGGGCAGTGCTTCACAGTATGGTGATGCTTATGGTGATAG AGTTGGAAGATCAAATCTTGGATATGGCAGTGGCAGCCGAAGTTCTATTTCTGGTCAAGAATCACACGGGATGTATAGCAGTCGGCAGGGAACAGGTTATGGTGGAG GATCTTATGGTGGCAGTGATGTTGGAGGCATGTACTCGTCAAGTTATGGTGGTGATTACGTTTCTCGTGGAAGTGAT GTTGGCGGCAGCTCATATTCGTCAATGTATTCTGGCAGAGGTGCCGGCGGCGGTAGCAGTTACATGGGCAGCGGTGGATCTGGATCTTATTATTGA
- the LOC127125733 gene encoding non-classical arabinogalactan protein 31, with protein sequence MANAITLFFIAMLVCCTNNILVSAWNEPAEEVIHVGGKVMCQDCSQGYNEWVKGDKPIKGAKVSITCWDKRNRAVYYTSDTTDVLGLYDMRVNKYVNGKELDVKRCYVRLVSSPDDVCNIPTDFGGGKSGFKLSNPTSVYRSLIKYIATTFYYTTPMCDMPQTDNSYGSEAKDPRGQRQGGY encoded by the exons ATGGCAAACGCAATAACATTGTTTTTCATCGCAATGCTAGTGTGTTGCACCAACAACATACTAGTCTCAGCTTGGAATGAACCAGCAGAAGAAGTCATTCATGTGGGAGGAAAAGTGATGTGCCAGGATTGTAGCCAGGGCTATAATGAATGGGTCAAAGGTGATAAACCAATCAAAG GAGCTAAGGTATCTATAACTTGTTGGGACAAGAGAAACCGGGCTGTGTATTATACAAGTGATACAACTGATGTATTAGGATTATACGACATGAGAGTGAACAAGTATGTTAATGGCAAAGAATTGGATGTAAAAAGATGTTATGTGAGGTTAGTGTCGTCTCCTGATGATGTTTGCAACATTCCCACTGATTTTGGTGGTGGAAAGTCTGGTTTCAAGCTCAGCAACCCAACCTCAGTTTATCGCAGTTTGATCAAATATATTGCTACTACTTTTTATTATACTACTCCTATGTGTGATATGCCTCAGACTGATAATTCTTATGGTTCTGAAGCTAAAGATCCTCGAGGACAAAGACAAGGAGGATATTAA